The following proteins are encoded in a genomic region of Mus caroli chromosome 18, CAROLI_EIJ_v1.1, whole genome shotgun sequence:
- the Dynap gene encoding dynactin-associated protein yields the protein MVRKQQQYTLSVEQNVAEQLLRSPYCSTEGTHSDCRSHHVTCELHQVTKNRCSLWKVFLICLLACLVATSITALAFYFGPFGNSNNTTIIIHTDGRSCQDPCASPSTPSPTTIPSPGPDTTPSPTNTATPALPTTLPTFTTVMTSTSTEHDVEIEQQ from the exons ATGGTTAGAAAGCAGCAGCAATACACCTTGAGTGTTGAGCAAAATGTGGCAGAGCAG TTATTAAGGAGTCCTTACTGTTCAACGGAAGGAACACACAGTGACTGCAGATCACACCATGTGACATGTGAGCTGCATCAG GTGACGAAGAACCGGTGTTCCCTCTGGAAAGTATTCCTAATATGTCTGCTGGCTTGTCTAGTTGCCACATCCATTACAGCTTTGGCCTTTTACTTTGGCCCCTTTGGCAATTCCAACAATACCACCATCATTATTCACACAGATGGAAGGTCCTGCCAAGATCCCTGTGCCTCTCCCTCTACGCCATCTCCAACCACAATCCCTTCACCTGGACCTGACACCACTCCATCTCCTACTAATACAGCCACCCCGGCCTTGCCTACCACCCTGCCCACATTTACTACAGTGATGACCAGTACCTCCACAGAACATGACGTTGAAATTGAACAACAATAG